One Planctomycetaceae bacterium genomic window, CTGGATGGCGTCATCATAATGTTCTCAAATTCCTCCCAGCACGGTTGCCCGGCCGACACGACCAATACCAACCAGGTATGCGGCTGTCCGTAACGGAATCTTCTTTTCCTGTGCGATCGTCCACACTTTGTTGAAGCTGGCCGTCATGGTTTTCTCAAGTTCTTCACGCACGCGGCTCAGATCCCAGCGGAAGTACTGCTGATTCTGGACCCATTCAAAATAGCTGACCGTGACCCCTCCGGCATTTGCCAGAATGTCCGGTAAGACCACCACTTCCCGCTGGCGGAAAATCATATCTGCTTCCGGAGTCACTGGTCCGTTCGCCGCCTCGACAATGTATCTCGCCTTGATGTTGTTCGCATTTTCAGCGGTAATGACACCGCCCAGGGCTGCTGGAATTAACACATCCACGTCCAGTTCAAGAAGCTGCTCGTTGCTGATGGATTCCCCTCCATCAAAACCAGCCAGACTGCCCTTTTGTCGAACATGAGCCAGGGCTGCAGCAATATCAATGCCGTTTTTATTCTGAATACCGCCACTCACATCAGAGATGGAAACGACTTTACCTCCACCTCCGTGCAGATACTCCGCAGTAAACGTACCAACATTGCCAAATCCCTGAATCGCTATCGTCGCGTTCTCCAGCGAACGTCCGAATTTCCGAAGCAGGGCCTGCGTGACAATTCCAACTCCGCGTCCCGTTGCCTCTTCGCGGCCATCAGCACCGTGCAACTCTGTCGGCTTTCCCGTCACACATGCCGGATTGAAGCCATGATATTTTTCGTATTGATTCATGATCCACGCCATCACCTGAGCGTTGGACCCCATATCCGGTGCCGGAATATCCTTATCCGGCCCGATCACATCGTGCGTAACGTCCACAAATTTTCTGGTCAGGCGTTCGAGTTCATCCGTCGATAGATCCTTCGGACGAACACAGATACCGCCCTTCGCGCCGCCATATGGAAGATTGACGACAGCCGTTTTCCAGGTCATCAGCGAAGCCAGCGCAAGAACTTCATCAGCATTCACCTCATGATGGTACCGAAGCCCGCCCTTCATCGGCCCTCTTGCACTGTTGTGCTGGATGCGGTAGCCCACAAAGGTCGCGATATCCCCATTATCAAGCTTCATTGCAACCTGCACTTTGACCTCTCTTTCGGGGGTCAACAGCAGTGTTTTCATGTTTTGCGACAGATCCATCACCGACGCTGCTTCGTCAAAATAACGGCTGGCATCTTCAAATGCTCGGGACATGATGAACAACCTTTTGCTGTTGTGGACGATCAGTTCTCACCACCAAACTTCAGGAATGCACGACTCGACACAGTGTGTATAGGCGAAACGGTCGCTTGTTTCTACCGGGCACGACTGAGCCGACCAGGATCCTGATTCCAGGTTCGCGGCGGGGATTGCACGAGATATGCGGCAATCGACCTTGCGTAAAGTGTTGTGCCGGCAGGCCCCAAAGCACCATCGTCCATCCAGAACAAAACTTCCGGTGTCTGCGATTGAAGAAACGACGCAGACGCATCCAGAAAACGGATGCCCTGCTGCTCGCAATAGGCAGCAAGCACATCAAACGGAAGTCGGCTCGTCAGCGGCGTCGAACCGTTCAGCTGACACATGGATGCACATCCGATGTGTTCACTACCGGGCACAACCTGCCAGACACTCGGACAAGTTGTGACCAGCAATTGTGTGTCCGTGCCAGCCAGAGCCTTCTTCAAATGCACCAGAACACTCAAGGCATGGCGCACCTGAATACGAACATCAGGAGGATTATCAAGAGCCCATGCAATTGGACTGGAGCAGGTCGGCAAATCCGCTGCCACTGCCGAGGATGTCCGTAGGTAGTCGCGTGTCTTCTCCAGCATTAATGATACAACGGCCGAATTCCGGATGGTCTGAAGTACGCCATCGACACGAGGTATCGTATTCGGGTTCATTAGCGATTCATGCAGACACACTGGCGGTTGCCCGACTGTCTCCACATACAAACTACGGTATCTCGCGTCATCAGCAACGTCTGTCATATCAAAGTGCAGCACGATCAGATCCGGATCAAGTTCCTTCAAACGATATTCGTACGCAAGCCATCCAAGAAGCGGGCAATACCCCGGAACACCACCGTTGACGACTTCGACATGCGCCGAAGTCGTCCCGGAGAGTAGTTTCTGAATTTGTCCGGGAAGCGTTGATTCCTGAGGTAAACGCGGCCCAAAGACCGTTTCGTCTCCCAGTACAAGAATTCGAAAAGTCCCCGCCGGTTTCGGCACCGTCACTTCTGTTCCACGGGTTCCCAGCGAATTAATCTGATAACGAACCCGATTCCCGTTCACCGTGATCGACTTCTCAGCGCCAGGACGAAGTAGGTGGTGGTGCGTTTCTGATGGAATGAGCAGCGGCTGCATCGCACAGCTACTGCCACTGCAGACCCACGACGGAGTGTCCGGCATCTGCCGACGCAGATACAACTCGGCCCCAGCTCCAGCGCTGGCAATGAGCAGAATCGCCGCCAGGATATGGCGGATCATTCGTATGGCGCGAGTGGTCATGCAAGGGCTTCAGTCAGTTCCAACCGGGAATTTCTCCAGTATCGGCCGGGCAGTTTACGGAGCATACGCGAAATGGCTCAAGATGGATTCGCGCGAAGGATCGCGCGGCAACCAGTTTTCCGGTATCCGCGTGCACTTTTGTGCCCATCACACGCATCAATTCACGCTGATTCCGTTCGGATCGCGGGTTTCAGCTCATTTCCCTTCGCTCGCCCACTTCTTCATTAATCGAATGTTTTTCAGGGTGATGTCCTCTTCATTCGAATTCTGATTCAGTCCCTTTGCAACGCGGGCCGTGGTGTAGACAGACATATCACTGTCATACATGGCCATGGATTCCGGGCCGTGATCGTTGGTGTCCATCTGCCACTGTTCGAGACGCTCTCGAAGATTCTTCAGCGCATCTGCGTGCATCGGGCTGCCTGCCAGATTGATGAGATTCCAGCGATCCTGCTTCCAGGCATAGAGTTCCTCCACCGGGCGTTCTTCTGAAAAAAGAAGACGCTCTGACAATTCACTCAGTTCACCGTTGCTGTGCAAGCGGCGCAGGGTCTGGATGATGGACTTACCATCCTTGTACGCATTCGGCTGCAGATGTGGTCTTTGCGGCAGAAAGTTTCGAATGTAGAGATAATCATTTGTCCGCACGCTGCGAATGTAGTCGACGGTTTCGTCACAACGATCGCGTGCTGCAAATACTGCAGTCCGAGTCTGATATTCCGTTGAGAACACGTCCTGCCCCTGCATCCACGCGGGCACATCAAGCCCTGCCGCACCGAGCGAAATTGCAGCCATGTCGATATGTTCAATTAAATCATCTCGAACTCTGCCCGCCGGAATCCCCGGGCCGCGCACAATAAACGGCACATGGGTACCTTCGTTGTATAAGAACTGTTTACCACGAGCGTGACTGATCCCATGATCGG contains:
- a CDS encoding Glu/Leu/Phe/Val dehydrogenase dimerization domain-containing protein, with translation MSRAFEDASRYFDEAASVMDLSQNMKTLLLTPEREVKVQVAMKLDNGDIATFVGYRIQHNSARGPMKGGLRYHHEVNADEVLALASLMTWKTAVVNLPYGGAKGGICVRPKDLSTDELERLTRKFVDVTHDVIGPDKDIPAPDMGSNAQVMAWIMNQYEKYHGFNPACVTGKPTELHGADGREEATGRGVGIVTQALLRKFGRSLENATIAIQGFGNVGTFTAEYLHGGGGKVVSISDVSGGIQNKNGIDIAAALAHVRQKGSLAGFDGGESISNEQLLELDVDVLIPAALGGVITAENANNIKARYIVEAANGPVTPEADMIFRQREVVVLPDILANAGGVTVSYFEWVQNQQYFRWDLSRVREELEKTMTASFNKVWTIAQEKKIPLRTAAYLVGIGRVGRATVLGGI
- a CDS encoding SGNH/GDSL hydrolase family protein yields the protein MTTRAIRMIRHILAAILLIASAGAGAELYLRRQMPDTPSWVCSGSSCAMQPLLIPSETHHHLLRPGAEKSITVNGNRVRYQINSLGTRGTEVTVPKPAGTFRILVLGDETVFGPRLPQESTLPGQIQKLLSGTTSAHVEVVNGGVPGYCPLLGWLAYEYRLKELDPDLIVLHFDMTDVADDARYRSLYVETVGQPPVCLHESLMNPNTIPRVDGVLQTIRNSAVVSLMLEKTRDYLRTSSAVAADLPTCSSPIAWALDNPPDVRIQVRHALSVLVHLKKALAGTDTQLLVTTCPSVWQVVPGSEHIGCASMCQLNGSTPLTSRLPFDVLAAYCEQQGIRFLDASASFLQSQTPEVLFWMDDGALGPAGTTLYARSIAAYLVQSPPRTWNQDPGRLSRAR